The Streptomyces subrutilus genome contains a region encoding:
- a CDS encoding beta-ketoacyl synthase N-terminal-like domain-containing protein, whose amino-acid sequence MPAKGWVEGADLFDASFFGYSPAEAATIDPQHRLFLECAWQGLEHAGIVPAAFDGDIAVFGGTGNGAR is encoded by the coding sequence GTGCCCGCGAAGGGCTGGGTGGAGGGCGCTGACCTGTTCGACGCGTCGTTCTTCGGCTATTCCCCGGCGGAGGCGGCCACGATCGATCCACAGCACCGGCTGTTCCTGGAGTGCGCGTGGCAGGGGCTGGAGCACGCCGGGATCGTTCCCGCCGCCTTCGACGGCGACATCGCCGTCTTCGGCGGAACCGGAAACGGGGCGCGGTG